A DNA window from Aspergillus nidulans FGSC A4 chromosome V contains the following coding sequences:
- a CDS encoding uncharacterized protein (transcript_id=CADANIAT00002840), which produces MSRPRRGSLAFYLMLACDEAQINKFLALTERPNVTFTPEFHLEQLPVAKEELRDAVKGVFGSEERALVMQPFVMFRLSCTIPVDSRAQLLNSLEGSKCILFLQSIIVINNPNQLRQILRAASMGLANLARVIAIAGELGNAALATYDTVNNPDAAVVNMPGMLFGAGAFTKVSRDAKGLKGVASYRRGMPTGEIASLGKFFENGDGNAQAILGKMCW; this is translated from the exons ATGTCGAGACCGCGGCGGGGTTCTTTGGCCTTTTATCTGATGCTCGCCTGCGACGAGGCTCAAATCAACAAATTTTTAGCCTTGACTGAGAGACCGAATGTTACATTCACCCCTGAATTCcatctggagcagctgccCGTGGCAAAGGAGGAGTTGCGCGATGCAGTCAAGGGTGTCTTTGGGTCCGAGGAGAGAGCACTGGTCATGCAACCTTTTGTCATGTTTCGACTTT CATGTACTATCCCCGTGGATTCGCGCGCTCAGCTGCTGAACTCCCTGGAGGGCTCCAAATGCATCCTATTTCTCCAGTCAATC ATAGTCATCAACAACCCCAATCAACTCCGCCAAATTCTTCGTGCAGCCAGCATGGGGCTTGCGAATCTGGCGAGGGTTATTGCCATTGCAGGTGAACTGGGCAATGCTGCCCTGGCGACCTATGATACGGTGAATAACCCGGATGCGGCGGTTGTTAATATGCCGGGCATGCTGTTCGGCGCGGGGGCTTTCACGAAGGTGTCGCGCGACGCGAAGGGGCTAAAGGGTGTGGCTAGCTATCGCAGGGGGATGCCCACGGGTGAGATTGCGTCGCTAGGGAAGTTCTTTGAGAATGGGGATGGCAATGCGCAGGCTATACTGGGCAAGATGT GCTGGTAA
- a CDS encoding AAA family ATPase (transcript_id=CADANIAT00002841) has protein sequence MLREVKFRPIISSGGKRLESRPNDQSDADGHRAVAPLPSHLITTKRPMMSHMHDHNIHYILGAPGSGKTTIVPYLRELLPRWIIIDWDELMVPAEMLAGRSIRDNESLWKPYAALVKSVLDMLAPNSVLLLGVCTPAQLAGWPIREWVILDCDDRERTARLQQRGESADEIQEAVSDAAEYRALGLRTTDGTTITPQETAQAIAGIICMP, from the exons ATGCTGAGGGAGGTCAAGTTCAGACCAATAATCAGCTCAGGAGGCAAACGGCTAGAATCTCGT CCAAACGATCAATCGGACGCTGATGGTCATAGAGCTGTTG CACCCCTACCCAGTCACCTCATTACAACGAAAAGGCCCATGATGAGCCATATGCACGATCATAATATCCATTACATTCTTGGGGCGCCTGGCTCTGGGAAAACGACTATCGTGCCATATCTTCGCGAGCTACTTCCACGCTGGATTATTATCGATTGGGACGAGCTTATGGTTCCGGCAGAAATGTTGGCTGGACGTTCGATTCGCGACAATGAATCGCTTTGGAAACCCTATGCGGCTCTTGTGAAATCAGTCTTGGATATGCTGGCTCCTAATTCTGTTCTGCTTCTCGGAGTCTGTACCCCAGCTCAGTTAGCGGGATGGCCCATTCGCGAATGGGTAATACTTGATTGTGATGACCGGGAACGTACTGCGCGCCTTCAGCAACGGGGGGAGTCAGCTGATGAAATTCAGGAGGCCGTCAGCGATGCCGCAGAGTACCGTGCACTTGGCCTGAGGACAACTGACGGAACTACTATCACTCCTCAAGAGACGGCCCAGGCTATCGCTGGCATAATCTGTATGCCATAG
- a CDS encoding protein ngn11 (transcript_id=CADANIAT00002842): MDTVSESQDFHHVWFQNDQSIPFATYNINLPSQPKQVVGIPTLTSLIIPSTITHTLQHRSTAMAGWKIEQCTVADAAALARNNMAAFWEDPTWIALWPKDITLDFLIEQSTKRQARNLLRSREVTRHEKAVDPTTGAVVGYARWILPRGHAIAADGKPVWTEAQVPEVSEEERKHYEDLAASAWWNPQEGMDEIDAKNEVVMERILSERPYITVHPENQGKGIGTALVQSGIRHAEQLRLPIFILAFKAGRSIYERLGFREVDRVIQDDTKYGGEGEYSAYFMVYGVPTKPRSRQE, from the exons ATGGATACGGTTTCCGAAAGCCAAGACTTCCACCATGTCTGGTTCCAGAACGACCAATCAATACCATTCGCCACCTACAACATCAACCTACCTTCACAGCCCAAGCAGGTTGTGGGGATTCCGACACTAACATCGCTCATTATCCCATCCACTATTACCCATACACTTCAACATCGTAGCACAGCTATGGCCGGCTGGAAAATTGAACAATGTACCGTGGCCGACGCTGCCGCCCTGGCGCGCAATAACATGGCCGCCTTTTGGGAGGACCCGACGTGGATCGCCCTGTGGCCTAAAGACATCACACTAGATTTCCTTATCGAACAGTCCACAAAGCGGCAGGCGCGCAACCTCCTTCGCTCGCGAGAGGTGACTCGACATGAGAAGGCCGTCGACCCTACCACTGGTGCGGTAGTCGGGTATGCGCGCTGGATTCTGCCACGGGGCCATGCGATTGCCGCAGATGGAAAGCCAGTGTGGACCGAGGCGCAGGTTCCTGAAGTcagcgaggaggagcgaaAACACTATGAGGACCTGGCGGCTTCTGCGTGGTGGAATCCGCAAGAGGGCATGGACGAGATTGATGCCAAGAATGAAGTGGTCATGGAACGCATTTTGTCAGAGAGGCCGTATATCA CGGTCCACCCCGAAAACCAAGGCAAAGGGATTGGCACGGCACTCGTGCAGAGTGGAATCCGGCATGCTGAGCAACTCAGACTTCCTATCTTTATTCTGGCGTTCAAGGCAGGCCGGAGCATCTATGAGCGGTTGGGGTTCAGGGAGGTGGATCGTGTTATACAGGATGATACCAAATATGGCGGAGAGGGCGAATACAGTGCCTACTTTATGGTGTATGGCGTTCCCACAAAGCCGAGGTCGAGACAGGAATAG
- a CDS encoding OPT family oligopeptide transporter (transcript_id=CADANIAT00002843) translates to MVQSSHDRDDDVPVQFNPTEFGMTEEDLEAAKHRIDEVSDSQVREVVQNVLQFHRNDFNFPSAILHRFSEFSRTPEVSQSDRPETVLLRAQVRLLVALILTNSPYPEVRAIVGNKDDPQTPCSTIRSWAIGLLFVVGGSAVNQLFSIRQPPIGIAPMAIQLLSYPLGKAAEQLLPDVGFSFCGVRHSLNPGPFSPKEHLLITIMANVLPQYYGQSYASAFSYQVLLSLSSDLMGYGLAGLVRKFLVYPSFCLFPQCLTTLALTKALHGAFGPFRRTYNMSRSRFFMYAFVGMFCYAWFPGYLFERLSIFNWLSWISPSNVNLAAITGIQTGLGLNPFPTFDWNMVTAALDPLVVPLLATLNVFAGAIVSGVLIAIFWFTNIYWASYLPINTNRLFNRWGTAYNVSEILDSHALLDQARYEQYSTAFLAPSSLVRYAFFFATYSATISYSIFYHGQAIMAGFRNLVRKTGGVTASATDIHSRLMRTYKEGDHAISKQLADTQVANRLLHPVSEIWYAALNVLALTLAVVIITAWPTSTNVGVIFVAFCVSAAFLVPVGQIYALTGIAINLKGPMDARKSPFSQLFQAIRSTDVTAPFLTTRYTTLANALPFISDLKLAHYAKLPPWHTFSAQVIATVVSAVHWPSQDVWPWRSLLGFTRCVPDRSHPASDTLLRTTTIILLAAHKSSDAAARGNHLVAAFSSAIAIASLLIYFSLQSNNIELPWWGNYADSGCEEHACTRLSLTGEEYFGPREGEWA, encoded by the exons atGGTTCAGTCAAGTCATGATCGAGATGACGATGTCCCTGTCCAATTTAATCCTAC CGAGTTTGGTATGACAGAGGAAGATTTGGAGGCGGCAAAGCATAGGATTGACGAAGTGTCGGATTCCCAAGTCAGAGAA GTTGTCCAGAACGTATTGCAATTTCACAGAAACGATTTCAATTTCCCCTCTGCGATTCTGCACCGGTTTTCTGAGTTTTCCCGAACTCCAGAAGTTAGCCAGTCAGACAGGCCAGAAACTGTCCTTCTGCGGGCACAGGTCCGCTTGCTGGTAGCCCTGATCTTGACGAACAGCCCTTACCCAGAAGTACGCGCCATTGTCGGCAACAAGGATGACCCGCAAACGCCTTGCTCGACAATCCGGTCATGGGCAATTGGCCTTTTATTCGTCGTCGGCGGATCGGCAGTAAatcagctgttcagcatCCGTCAGCCTCCCATCGGTATCGCGCCTATGGCAATCCAGCTGTTGTCATATCCTCTGGGAAAGGCAGCAGAGCAGCTTCTGCCTGATGTGGGATTCAGCTTCTGCGGCGTGCGACACAGCCTTAACCCTGGACCGTTCAGCCCGAAAGAGCATTTACTGATTACTATCATGGCAAAT GTCCTTCCCCAGTACTACGGCCAGTCCTATGCTTCAGCCTTTAGCTACCAGGTCCTGCTTTCCCTGTCATCGGACTTGATGG GATATGGCCTTGCCGGTCTAGTCCGCAAGTTCCTTGTATATCCGTCCTTCTGCCTATTCCCCCAGTGTCTGACCACGCTTGCTCTCACTAAAGCCCTGCATGGTG CCTTCGGGCCATTCCGGAGGACGTACAACATGTCCCGCTCCCGGTTCTTTATGTATGCCTTCGTAGGAATGTTCTGTTACGCGTGGTTTCCTGGCTACCTGTTCGAAAGATTGAGTATCTTCAACTGGCTCAGCTGGATATCTCCCAGCAATGTGAACCTGGCCGCAATCACAGGTATCCAAACCGGTTTGGGCCTCAATCCATTTCCAACGTTTGATTGGAATATGGTCACTGCGGCACTCGATCCGCTTGTGGTACCCTTGCTGGCCACCCTGAACGTGTTCGCCGGCGCCATCGTCAGCGGGGTCCTCATTGCCATTTTTTGGTTCACTAACATATACTGGGCTTCTTATCTGCCAATTAATACGAACAGGCTCTTTAATCGCTGGGGAACGGCATACAACGTTTCAGAAATACTAGACTCCCACGCGCTCCTCGATCAGGCCAGATACGAACAATATTCAACCGCCTTTCTGGCACCGAGCAGTCTAGTCCGGTATGCGTTCTTCTTCGCAACATATTCCGCGACAATCTCGTATTCCATCTTTTATCATGGCCAGGCAATCATGGCCGGATTTCGTAACCTGGTTCGCAAGACTGGTGGGGTGACGGCCAGTGCTACCGACATCCATTCCAGGCTCATGCGCACGTATAAAGAAGGTGATCATGCCATATCTAAACAGTTAGCGGACACCCAGGTTGCTAATCGGCTGTTGCACCCAGTTTCAGAGATATGGTATGCTGCGCTGAATGTGCTTGCCCTTACCCTTGctgtcgtcatcatcacgGCCTGGCCAACATCC ACAAATGTTGGAGTCATCTTTGTGGCGTTCTGTGtttcagcagccttcttggttCCAGTCGGTCAGATTTACGCTCTCACAGGGATTGCTATCAACCTAAA GGGGCCTATGGACGCCAGGAAATCCCCTTTCAGTCAACTTTTTCAAGCTATACGG TCCACTGATGTGACCGCACCCTTCCTGACAACCAGATACACCACCCTCGCCAATGCGCTGCCATTCATTAGCGATCTCAAACTGGCCCACTATGCTAAGCTTCCACCTTGGCATACCTTTTCAGCCCAGGTCATTGCCACGGTCGTATCGGCGGTT CATTGGCCCTCGCAGGATGTTTGGCCCTGGAGGTCCCTACTCGGCTTTACTCGCTGCGTTCCCGATCGGTCTCACCCTGCCAGTGATACTCTACTTCGCACAACGACAATTATACTGCTTGCGGCACATAAATCCAGTGATGCTGCTGCACGGGGGAACCACTTGGTCGCCG CATTCTCGTCGGCAATTGCCATTGCCAGCTTGTTAATATACTTTTCGTTGCAATCTAACAACATTGAGCTGCCCTGGTGGGGGAATTATGCGGATTCGGGATGTGAGGAACATGCGTGTACCCGCCTGAGCTTGACAGGCGAAGAGTATTTTGGACCGCGGGAAGGAGAATGGGCATGA
- a CDS encoding uncharacterized protein (transcript_id=CADANIAT00002844): MCRFRLNGQTGSKPKYFLHPAAIHQYLQKNAAAKLLKKPAASTP; encoded by the exons ATGTGTCGGTTTCGGT TGAATGGACAGACAGGCAGTAAACCCAAGTATTTCCTTCACCCCGCAGCAATCCATCAATATCTGCAGAAAAACGCGGCTGCAAAGCTACTGAAGAAGCCGGCAGCATCAACTCCGTAA
- a CDS encoding uncharacterized protein (transcript_id=CADANIAT00002845) — MKYSIDHLARGIQESNTLSLHTPTIKEAASRAGWRVQKENHVENHPDALDGKRAVDDVLSEAFRTAIAVEPDGRRRRIAEVGLWFI, encoded by the exons ATGAAGTACTCCATCGATCATCTTGCCCGAGGTATACAGGAGAGTAACACTCTCTCCCTACATACCCCGACTATTAAGGAAGCCGCATCTCGGGCTGGCTGGCGTGTGCAGAAAGAGAACCATGTTGAAAACCATCCTGATGCTTTAGATGGCAAGAGAGCAGTTGATGATGTGCTGTCCGAGGCATTCCGTACGGCGATTGCAGTCGAACCTGACGGACGTCGAAGAAGAATCGCAGAG GTAGGTCTATGGTTCATCTAA